One part of the Eptesicus fuscus isolate TK198812 chromosome 20, DD_ASM_mEF_20220401, whole genome shotgun sequence genome encodes these proteins:
- the SCARF1 gene encoding scavenger receptor class F member 1 isoform X1, with amino-acid sequence MGLRLLLPLLLLWTQRTQGSELDPNGQHVCKDNSPSAELQCCPGWRQKDQECTIAICEGPDACRENEVCVKPGLCRCKPGFFGAQCNSRCPGQYWGPDCRESCACHPHGQCEPDTGVCRCQANRWGSRCEFECTCSPHGRCDQKTGACHCEAGWWSTKCHHRCQCNPVAARCDQATGNCLCEVGWWGRRCSFRCNCHGSPCAKESGRCACWPGWWGPECRHRCECVRGRCSADSGQCACPPGFHGVRCELPCPAGLFGAQCSRSCGHCEQNEPCSADTGSCKSCEPGWNGTQCLQPCPPGTFGESCGQQCPRCWHGEACQPDTGHCQSCDPGWLGPRCEDPCPNGTFGEGCGSTCPPCVQGACDAVTGECVCNAGYWGPSCNVSCPSGFHGNNCSAPCECPEGPCHPVSGACQLGSHSQDATLIAGILVPLLLLLLGIACCACCCWAARLDPKDRPASDGAAVSRMKLQVLWEALTSLDFALPCRSLSSHKLPWVTVSHHDPEIPFNHSFIEQPSAGWASDDSFSSDYDCGDEDEDPAYCVPPKEGMVPVAQAESPEASLVDGPFPPPEDASTPFAIPRTSSLARAKRPSVSFAEGTKFAPQNRQSSGELSNPLRKSKRLSRGGQPGPESQEAEESTGPDKTERDKVPPGAPSPKDSATGHRRLPLCGRTVAERVEAIESSVQESSGSVTTIYTLAGTPRESEGPVRSVLRRFGSFQRGQAEPKVKSAIPKPPRRALSRNKGRSGLASGSASQSSGPAPNEEPAGASQPAGTGPEQVASGLRDGIKSSGGVQELAPGGPPKQDPQKLADEEGQEEPQYENVAPISGPPEP; translated from the exons ATGGGCCTGaggctgctgctcccactgctacTGCTCTGGACACAGAGGACCCAGGGGTCTGAGCTGGACCCTAATGGGCAGCATGTCTGCAAGGACAACAG cccctctgctGAGCTCCAGTGCTGCCCAGGCTGGAGGCAGAAGGATCAAGAATGCACCATTG CCATCTGTGAGGGGCCCGATGCCTGCCGGGAAAACGAAGTGTGTGTGAAGCCAGGCCTCTGTCGATGCAAACCTGGATTCTTCGGGGCCCAGTGCAACTCCC GCTGCCCGGGCCAGTACTGGGGCCCCGACTGCCGCGAGagctgtgcctgccacccccaCGGGCAGTGCGAGCCTGACACTGGTGTGTGCCGCTGCCAAGCCAACCGCTGGGGTAGCCGCTGCGAGTTCGAGTGCACTTGCAGCCCTCACGGGCGTTGCGACCAGAAGACCGGCGCGTGCCACTGCGAGGCGGGTTGGTGGTCGACCAAGTGCCACCACCGGTGCCAGTGCAACCCAGTGGCAGCCCGCTGTGACCAGGCCACGGGCAACTGCCTGTGCGAGGTGGGCTGGTGGGGCCGCCGCTGCAGCTTCCGCTGCAATTGCCACGGCTCGCCGTGCGCCAAGGAGTCGGGTCGCTGCGCCTGCTGGCCGGGCTGGTGGGGCCCCGAGTGCCGGCATCGGTGCGAGTGCGTGCGCGGCCGCTGCAGCGCGGACTCGGGCCAGTGCGCCTGCCCGCCCGGCTTCCACGGCGTGCGCTGCGAGCTACCCTGCCCCGCGGGCCTCTTCGGGGCGCAGTGCAGCCGCAG CTGTGGCCACTGCGAGCAGAACGAGCCGTGCTCCGCAGACACAGGCAGCTGTAAGTCCTGCGAGCCAGGCTGGAACGGGACGCAgtgcctccagccctgcccacctggcacctTTGGTGAGAGCTGTGGACAGCAGTGCCCCCGCTGCTGGCATGGGGAGGCCTGTCAGCCAGACACTGGGCACTGTCAGAGCTGTGACCCtggctggctggggcccag GTGTGAAGACCCCTGCCCAAATGGCACCTTTGGGGAGGGCTGTGGCTCAACCTGCCCCCCCTGTGTTCAGGGGGCTTGTGATGCTGTGACTGGGGAATGTGTCTGCAACGCTGGCTACTGGGGACCCAG CTGCAACGTTTCATGCCCATCTGGCTTCCATGGAAACAACTGCTCTGCTCCCTGTGAATGCCCAGAGGGCCCCTGCCACCCTGTCtccggggcctgccagctgg ggtcTCACAGTCAGGATGCCACCCTCATCGCTGGCATCCTTGTgcctctgctgctgctcctcctgggcattgcctgctgtgcctgctgctgttGGGCTGCGCGGTTGGACCCCAAGGACAG GCCAGCGAGTGATGGAGCTGCTGTGTCCAGGATGAAGCTCCAGGTCTTGTGGGAGGCACTGACCAGCCTGGACTTCGCGCTGCCCTGCAGGTCCCTCAGCAGCCACAAGCTTCCCTGGGTGACAG TCTCCCACCACGACCCGGAGATCCCCTTCAACCACAGCTTCATTGAGCAGCCCTCTGCTGGCTGGGCCTCAGACGACTCCTTCTCTTCTGATTACGACTGTGGAGATGAGGACGAGGATCCTGCCTACTGCGTGCCACCCAAAGAAg GGATGGTCCCTGTGGCCCAAGCAGAGTCGCCAGAGGCCAGCCTGGTTGAtggtcccttcccaccccccgaGGATGCCTCCACACCATTCGCCATCCCACGCACTTCCAGCCTAGCACGGGCCAAGCGACCATCGGTCTCCTTTGCTGAAGGCACCAAGTTTGCACCGCAGAATCGCCAAAGCTCCGGGGAGCTCTCCAACCCGCTCCGGAAGTCCAAGCGGCTCTCCCGGGGCGGCCAGCCAGGTCCTGAGAGCCAGGAGGCTGAGGAGTCCACAGGCCCTGACAAAACAGAAAGGGACAAGGTCCCTCCTGGGGCACCCAGCCCCAAGGATTCAGCCACGGGCCACCGCCGGCTCCCACTTTGTGGCCGGACAGTGGCTGAGCGCGTGGAAGCCATTGAAAGCAGTGTCCAGGAGAGCTCAGGCTCCGTAACCACAATATACACCTTGGCAGGGACACCCCGGGAATCTGAGGGCCCGGTCCGGTCTGTCCTCCGCCGTTTTGGCAGCTTCCAGAGAGGCCAGGCAGAGCCCAAGGTCAAGAGTGCCATCCCCAAGCCTCCACGTCGGGCATTGAGTCGGAACAAGGGCAGATCCGGGCTGGCCTCTGGCTCTGCCAGTCAGAGCTCTGGCCCAGCCCCGAATGAGGAGCCCGCTGGGGCCTCGCAGCCTGCAGGGACTGGGCCAGAGCAAGTGGCCAGTGGGCTGAGGGATGGCATCAAGAGCTCAGGGGGGGTCCAGGAGCTGGCTCCCGGTGGCCCCCCAAAACAGGATCCCCAGAAGCTGGCTGACGAGGAAGGGCAGGAGGAGCCCCAGTATGAGAATGTTGCACCCATCTCTGGGCCACCAGAGCCCTGA
- the SCARF1 gene encoding scavenger receptor class F member 1 isoform X2: MGLRLLLPLLLLWTQRTQGSELDPNGQHVCKDNSPSAELQCCPGWRQKDQECTIAICEGPDACRENEVCVKPGLCRCKPGFFGAQCNSRCPGQYWGPDCRESCACHPHGQCEPDTGVCRCQANRWGSRCEFECTCSPHGRCDQKTGACHCEAGWWSTKCHHRCQCNPVAARCDQATGNCLCEVGWWGRRCSFRCNCHGSPCAKESGRCACWPGWWGPECRHRCECVRGRCSADSGQCACPPGFHGVRCELPCPAGLFGAQCSRSCGHCEQNEPCSADTGSCKSCEPGWNGTQCLQPCPPGTFGESCGQQCPRCWHGEACQPDTGHCQSCDPGWLGPRCEDPCPNGTFGEGCGSTCPPCVQGACDAVTGECVCNAGYWGPSCNVSCPSGFHGNNCSAPCECPEGPCHPVSGACQLGSHSQDATLIAGILVPLLLLLLGIACCACCCWAARLDPKDRPASDGAAVSRMKLQVLWEALTSLDFALPCRSLSSHKLPWVTASLSSPLLAGPQTTPSLLITTVEMRTRILPTACHPKKGWSLWPKQSRQRPAWLMVPSHPPRMPPHHSPSHALPA, from the exons ATGGGCCTGaggctgctgctcccactgctacTGCTCTGGACACAGAGGACCCAGGGGTCTGAGCTGGACCCTAATGGGCAGCATGTCTGCAAGGACAACAG cccctctgctGAGCTCCAGTGCTGCCCAGGCTGGAGGCAGAAGGATCAAGAATGCACCATTG CCATCTGTGAGGGGCCCGATGCCTGCCGGGAAAACGAAGTGTGTGTGAAGCCAGGCCTCTGTCGATGCAAACCTGGATTCTTCGGGGCCCAGTGCAACTCCC GCTGCCCGGGCCAGTACTGGGGCCCCGACTGCCGCGAGagctgtgcctgccacccccaCGGGCAGTGCGAGCCTGACACTGGTGTGTGCCGCTGCCAAGCCAACCGCTGGGGTAGCCGCTGCGAGTTCGAGTGCACTTGCAGCCCTCACGGGCGTTGCGACCAGAAGACCGGCGCGTGCCACTGCGAGGCGGGTTGGTGGTCGACCAAGTGCCACCACCGGTGCCAGTGCAACCCAGTGGCAGCCCGCTGTGACCAGGCCACGGGCAACTGCCTGTGCGAGGTGGGCTGGTGGGGCCGCCGCTGCAGCTTCCGCTGCAATTGCCACGGCTCGCCGTGCGCCAAGGAGTCGGGTCGCTGCGCCTGCTGGCCGGGCTGGTGGGGCCCCGAGTGCCGGCATCGGTGCGAGTGCGTGCGCGGCCGCTGCAGCGCGGACTCGGGCCAGTGCGCCTGCCCGCCCGGCTTCCACGGCGTGCGCTGCGAGCTACCCTGCCCCGCGGGCCTCTTCGGGGCGCAGTGCAGCCGCAG CTGTGGCCACTGCGAGCAGAACGAGCCGTGCTCCGCAGACACAGGCAGCTGTAAGTCCTGCGAGCCAGGCTGGAACGGGACGCAgtgcctccagccctgcccacctggcacctTTGGTGAGAGCTGTGGACAGCAGTGCCCCCGCTGCTGGCATGGGGAGGCCTGTCAGCCAGACACTGGGCACTGTCAGAGCTGTGACCCtggctggctggggcccag GTGTGAAGACCCCTGCCCAAATGGCACCTTTGGGGAGGGCTGTGGCTCAACCTGCCCCCCCTGTGTTCAGGGGGCTTGTGATGCTGTGACTGGGGAATGTGTCTGCAACGCTGGCTACTGGGGACCCAG CTGCAACGTTTCATGCCCATCTGGCTTCCATGGAAACAACTGCTCTGCTCCCTGTGAATGCCCAGAGGGCCCCTGCCACCCTGTCtccggggcctgccagctgg ggtcTCACAGTCAGGATGCCACCCTCATCGCTGGCATCCTTGTgcctctgctgctgctcctcctgggcattgcctgctgtgcctgctgctgttGGGCTGCGCGGTTGGACCCCAAGGACAG GCCAGCGAGTGATGGAGCTGCTGTGTCCAGGATGAAGCTCCAGGTCTTGTGGGAGGCACTGACCAGCCTGGACTTCGCGCTGCCCTGCAGGTCCCTCAGCAGCCACAAGCTTCCCTGGGTGACAG CTTCATTGAGCAGCCCTCTGCTGGCTGGGCCTCAGACGACTCCTTCTCTTCTGATTACGACTGTGGAGATGAGGACGAGGATCCTGCCTACTGCGTGCCACCCAAAGAAg GGATGGTCCCTGTGGCCCAAGCAGAGTCGCCAGAGGCCAGCCTGGTTGAtggtcccttcccaccccccgaGGATGCCTCCACACCATTCGCCATCCCACGCACTTCCAGCCTAG